One window from the genome of Alnus glutinosa chromosome 13, dhAlnGlut1.1, whole genome shotgun sequence encodes:
- the LOC133853989 gene encoding RING-H2 finger protein ATL75-like, translating to MDPQIPQAALNEENNLLLWAVLIAISIAIIVLLWLFDKFILPKLMAATVEPIIKSHEIEQLMPPVIIRISDKSNGIASTDGGGNECAICLDEFKDGEWCRVFPQCNHEFHVPCIDAWLQRPNLTCPVCRHSLEDEEALPNIAGDDLV from the coding sequence ATGGATCCTCAAATTCCTCAGGCCGCTCTTAACGAAGAAAATAATTTGCTGCTCTGGGCAGTACTTATTGCAATTTCGATCGCTATAATCGTACTTCTCTGGCTCTTTGACAAGTTCATACTTCCAAAATTAATGGCGGCCACTGTTGAGCCAATAATCAAGAGCCATGAAATAGAACAACTTATGCCGCCCGTCATCATACGAATCAGCGACAAAAGCAACGGAATAGCGTCGACAGACGGCGGCGGCAACGAGTGCGCGATTTGCTTGGATGAATTCAAGGATGGAGAATGGTGCCGAGTGTTTCCTCAGTGTAACCACGAGTTCCATGTGCCGTGCATTGATGCTTGGCTGCAACGCCCAAATCTTACCTGCCCAGTTTGCCGCCATTCCTTGGAAGATGAAGAAGCATTGCCTAATATTGCTGGAGACGATCTTGTGTGA
- the LOC133853755 gene encoding glycine-rich cell wall structural protein 1.8-like, translated as MANNKILSVFLFVLLGLGICSATRALLTLEGAGHSPGTGVGYGGNVGGGGTGGGSGYGAVGEHGVVGYGSGGGSGEGGGAGYGAAGGHGGGYGSGGGGGGASYGAGGAGYGSGSGEGGGAGYGAGGEHGAGYGGGGGKGSGGGASYGAGGAGYGSGSGEGGGAGYGAGGEHGAGYGGGGGKGSGAGYGAGGEHGTGYGSGEGGGEGYGAGYGAGGGGGKGGGGGYGAGGEHGAGYGGGEGGGHGGGYGAGYGGGGGGGSGGGGGTGYGAGGAHGSGYGSGGGDGGGIGSGGYGGGGGEGGGHGGGYGAGYGGGGGGGSGGGGGTGYGAGGAHGSGYGSGGGAGGGIGSGGYGGGGGSGGGGGYGVGGEHGAGYGSGGGSGEGGGHGGYSP; from the coding sequence ATGGCTAATAACAAAATTCTTAGTGTTTTTCTCTTTGTGTTACTAGGTTTAGGCATTTGTTCTGCAACTAGAGCCCTCCTCACTCTTGAAGGAGCTGGCCATAGTCCCGGAACTGGCGTCGGGTATGGTGGTAATGTTGGTGGAGGAGGGACAGGTGGTGGTTCTGGATATGGAGCTGTAGGGGAACATGGTGTTGTTGGCTATGGAAGTGGTGGTGGGAGCGGAGAAGGTGGCGGAGCGGGCTATGGAGCTGCTGGTGGACATGGTGGAGGATATGGAagcggtggtggtggtggtggagctAGTTATGGTGCAGGAGGAGCTGGATACGGATCTGGCAGTGGTGAAGGAGGTGGTGCCGGATATGGAGCTGGTGGAGAACATGGGGCAGGatatggtggtggtggaggaaaAGGCAGTGGTGGTGGAGCTAGTTATGGTGCAGGAGGAGCTGGATACGGATCTGGCAGTGGTGAAGGAGGTGGTGCCGGATATGGAGCTGGTGGAGAACATGGGGCAGGatatggtggtggtggaggaaaAGGCAGTGGTGCTGGATATGGTGCAGGAGGAGAGCATGGTACTGGTTATGGAAGTGGTGAAGGAGGTGGTGAAGGATATGGAGCTGGATATGGTgctggtggaggaggaggaaaagGCGGTGGTGGTGGATATGGTGCAGGAGGAGAGCATGGTGCTGGTTATGGAGGTGGTGAAGGAGGAGGTCACGGTGGCGGCTATGGTGCTGGCTATGGAGGGGGAGGTGGTGGTGggagtggtggtggtggtggaacAGGATACGGTGCTGGTGGAGCACATGGAAGTGGATATGGAAGTGGTGGGGGAGATGGCGGAGGTATCGGTAGTGGAGGCTatggtggtggaggtggtgaAGGAGGAGGTCACGGTGGCGGCTATGGTGCTGGCTATGGAGGGGGAGGTGGTGGTGGGagcggtggtggtggtggaacAGGATACGGTGCTGGTGGAGCACATGGAAGTGGATATGGAAGTGGTGGGGGAGCTGGCGGAGGTATCGGTAGTGGAGGCTATGGTGGTGGAGGTGGCTCTGGTGGTGGTGGCGGTTATGGTGTTGGAGGTGAACATGGGGCAGGATATGGAAGTGGTGGTGGTAGTGGTGAAGGTGGTGGCCATGGTGGCTATTCCCCTTGA